In one Alphaproteobacteria bacterium genomic region, the following are encoded:
- the murJ gene encoding murein biosynthesis integral membrane protein MurJ, whose protein sequence is MALLRSIATVGGWTMASRVLGFVRDAMMAAVLGAGPAAEAFVVAFRLPNLFRRLFAEGALNAALVPLYAKRMERDGTESAVRFGGEAAVLLILVMLALTVLAMAFMPFVILFLAPGFAEDEGTFALAVALSTITFPYLTFMALSALLSGMLNTVGRFGAAAAAPVLLNVVLIVAMLLSLTGRFPLIPSEFLAWGVFVAGIAQFGLVAWDCKRAGVLFHLPRPRIGDDIRLLLRRMGPGVLSAGVSQINMVVSTILASLLPAGAIAHLYYADRVAQLPLGVIGVAISVALLPLLSRQLSAGDDSGARDSLNRSLEIGMLFTLPAAAALIAMPLPIVDVLFRRGAFETGDAIATAEVVAAMAIGLPPVVLVKILSPAFFARGDTRTPLYIAVGSMVVNVALAFALMRVLGAAGIALAASLAAWANAVAMGWVLGRRGHLPLDGRFRRRVPRLILASTLMAFALFWMLAALPDFMPLTLWMRVAILAAVVALGGVGYFVLAHALGGADLREVRGRLRRNRN, encoded by the coding sequence ATGGCGCTGTTGAGGTCGATTGCCACCGTTGGCGGCTGGACGATGGCCAGCCGGGTGCTTGGGTTCGTCCGCGACGCCATGATGGCCGCCGTGTTGGGCGCAGGCCCGGCCGCTGAAGCCTTCGTCGTTGCCTTCCGACTGCCCAATCTGTTCCGGCGCCTCTTTGCGGAGGGGGCATTGAACGCCGCCCTGGTACCGCTCTACGCCAAACGGATGGAGCGGGACGGAACGGAAAGCGCGGTCCGTTTCGGCGGCGAGGCGGCGGTGCTGCTGATCCTGGTCATGCTGGCGCTGACGGTGCTGGCCATGGCTTTCATGCCATTCGTGATCCTGTTCCTTGCCCCGGGTTTCGCAGAGGACGAAGGCACATTCGCGCTGGCAGTGGCGCTGAGCACAATCACCTTCCCCTATCTGACATTCATGGCGCTTTCCGCGCTGTTGTCCGGCATGCTGAACACGGTCGGGCGGTTCGGCGCGGCGGCGGCCGCACCGGTGTTGCTGAATGTCGTTCTGATCGTCGCGATGCTGCTGTCCCTGACCGGCCGTTTCCCCCTGATCCCCTCGGAATTCCTTGCCTGGGGCGTCTTTGTGGCCGGGATCGCGCAGTTCGGTCTGGTGGCCTGGGACTGCAAACGCGCGGGTGTGCTGTTTCACCTGCCGCGCCCGCGGATCGGGGACGATATCCGCCTTCTGCTGCGGCGTATGGGACCGGGCGTGCTGAGCGCCGGGGTCAGCCAGATCAACATGGTCGTTTCCACAATCCTGGCCTCGCTGCTGCCGGCGGGGGCCATCGCGCATCTCTACTATGCCGACCGGGTGGCACAGCTTCCCCTGGGCGTGATCGGCGTCGCGATCTCCGTTGCGTTGCTACCCCTGCTGTCCCGGCAGTTGAGTGCCGGGGATGATTCCGGGGCGCGGGACAGTCTGAACCGGTCGCTTGAGATCGGCATGCTGTTTACCCTCCCGGCGGCAGCGGCGCTGATCGCCATGCCGCTGCCCATCGTCGATGTCCTTTTCCGCCGCGGGGCATTCGAAACCGGAGATGCCATAGCGACGGCGGAGGTCGTGGCGGCGATGGCAATCGGCTTGCCGCCGGTCGTGCTGGTCAAAATCCTGTCGCCCGCCTTTTTCGCCCGGGGGGATACACGCACGCCGCTCTACATCGCGGTTGGGTCCATGGTGGTCAATGTCGCACTGGCCTTCGCCCTGATGCGGGTGCTGGGCGCGGCGGGGATCGCACTTGCCGCCTCCCTGGCGGCCTGGGCGAACGCGGTTGCCATGGGCTGGGTTCTGGGGCGACGCGGGCACCTGCCGCTGGATGGCCGGTTCCGCCGGCGGGTGCCGCGTCTGATCCTCGCCTCGACGCTGATGGCGTTTGCGCTGTTCTGGATGCTCGCAGCCTTGCCGGACTTCATGCCACTCACCCTGTGGATGCGGGTGGCCATTCTCGCGGCTGTCGTCGCACTGGGCGGGGTGGGATATTTCGTCCTCGCCCATGCTCTCGGCGGTGCCGATCTGCGTGAAGTCCGCGGTAGGTTGAGGCGCAATCGCAATTGA
- a CDS encoding [protein-PII] uridylyltransferase: MIDTTVKVKQQRRIIDRLTLQEELAAAAQSVHGEADVRAAWLPILKAALAKGREEIRNRFFDNQDGAECVRANCFLIDQTIRVLYDAISAHLYPAPNPTESERIAIVAVGGYGRGELAPQSDVDLLFLHQRKPAARIDQVVETILYTLWDVGLKVGHSTRSVEECLRQAKSDWTICTALLETRYIWGDKALFTSLRTNFRKTVVAGSETDFLDAKLTERDERHERMGDSRYVLEPNIKDGKGGLRDLHTLYWTAKFLYGVDDIAQMVAEGGLTKAEIDRFGRAQHFLWSVRCHLHYLANRPEERLTFDVQPELAHRMAYSDRAGGSGVERFMRHYFLVAKDVGDLTRIFLAAFEAAQKRRGLLRLPTVFFRRDVEGFPIDGQRLSIPEKKYFRNNPTEMLRIFLVANRHGLELHPDAVTAVTRALGKINAAFRDDPEANRLFMDILCADEDPDKTLRQMNECGLFGKFVPDFGRVVAQMQYDMYHVYTTDEHTIRAIGILNRIERGMLTEDHPVASKVIRQVQSREVLYVATLLHDIAKGRGGDHSELGAEVARELCPRLGMNQEDTETVAWLVLHHLAMSMTATKRDLEDPKTVQDFVDLVQSPERLRLLLCLTVVDIRAVGPNVWNNWKATLLRELYWRAEEVMSGASASEGRIRRAEAAKARLAERLEQDGWEAAEIETHLSRGGKGYYLALDDDTLAHHARIVRSAQGRTDELTLETRIDTDKAVTELTVYCTDHPGLFARLSGAIALAGASVVDAKISTMKDGMALDTFLLQDAEEGAFARPDRLARLSVLIRQSLAGEIKPMEELAKRAQSALPSRTRVFTVAPRVLIDNQASNSHTVIEVNGRDRPGLLYKLTSALVEQRLQIVLAKVSTYGEQVVDVFYVKDTFGMKVEHKGKLDQIRQALRFALLDGEEKTAPPPTKLAKKAIAKTRAKRAKQKVQAAE; the protein is encoded by the coding sequence ATGATCGACACCACCGTCAAAGTGAAGCAGCAGCGCCGCATCATTGACCGGCTGACGCTGCAGGAAGAACTGGCCGCCGCCGCCCAGTCGGTGCATGGCGAGGCCGATGTGCGCGCCGCCTGGCTGCCCATCCTGAAAGCCGCACTTGCGAAGGGCCGGGAGGAAATCCGCAATCGGTTCTTCGACAATCAGGACGGCGCGGAATGCGTTCGCGCCAACTGCTTCCTGATCGATCAGACGATCCGCGTCCTCTACGACGCGATTTCGGCGCATCTCTATCCTGCGCCCAATCCGACGGAATCCGAGCGGATCGCGATTGTGGCGGTCGGTGGATACGGGCGCGGCGAACTGGCGCCGCAATCGGATGTGGACCTGTTGTTCCTGCACCAGCGCAAACCCGCCGCGCGGATCGATCAGGTGGTGGAGACCATCCTGTATACTTTGTGGGATGTCGGGTTGAAGGTCGGTCACTCGACCCGGTCGGTCGAGGAATGCCTGCGTCAGGCGAAGTCCGACTGGACGATCTGCACCGCGTTGCTGGAAACCCGTTACATCTGGGGCGACAAGGCATTGTTCACGTCGCTGCGGACCAATTTCCGAAAGACGGTCGTTGCCGGCAGCGAGACGGATTTTCTGGATGCAAAGCTGACAGAGAGGGACGAACGGCACGAACGCATGGGTGACAGCCGCTATGTCCTGGAGCCGAACATCAAGGACGGCAAGGGCGGGCTGCGGGATCTCCATACATTGTACTGGACCGCCAAGTTTCTCTATGGCGTCGATGATATTGCCCAGATGGTGGCGGAAGGCGGCCTTACCAAGGCGGAGATCGACCGGTTCGGGCGGGCGCAGCATTTCCTGTGGTCCGTACGCTGTCATCTGCATTACCTGGCGAACCGACCGGAAGAGCGTCTGACCTTCGATGTGCAGCCGGAACTGGCCCATCGCATGGCCTATTCGGACCGGGCCGGAGGGAGCGGCGTCGAGCGCTTCATGCGTCATTACTTCCTGGTTGCAAAAGATGTGGGGGACCTGACCCGGATCTTTCTTGCGGCCTTCGAGGCGGCTCAGAAGCGCCGGGGTCTGCTGCGCCTGCCGACGGTTTTCTTCCGGCGTGATGTCGAAGGGTTTCCGATAGACGGGCAGCGTTTGTCCATTCCCGAAAAGAAGTATTTCCGGAACAACCCGACAGAGATGCTGCGGATCTTTCTGGTCGCGAACCGCCACGGGCTGGAGTTGCATCCCGACGCGGTGACCGCGGTGACGCGGGCGCTGGGCAAGATCAATGCCGCGTTTCGGGATGACCCGGAGGCCAACCGCCTGTTCATGGACATTCTTTGCGCCGACGAAGATCCGGACAAGACCTTGCGCCAGATGAACGAGTGCGGATTGTTCGGGAAGTTCGTTCCGGATTTCGGGCGTGTCGTCGCGCAGATGCAGTATGACATGTATCACGTCTACACGACGGACGAGCATACCATCCGCGCCATAGGCATTCTGAACCGGATCGAGCGCGGCATGCTGACAGAGGATCATCCGGTTGCCAGCAAGGTGATCCGGCAGGTTCAGTCGCGCGAAGTCCTGTATGTCGCGACCCTTCTGCATGATATCGCCAAGGGCCGCGGCGGCGATCATTCAGAACTGGGGGCGGAGGTCGCACGGGAACTGTGTCCGCGACTGGGGATGAATCAGGAGGACACCGAAACGGTCGCTTGGCTGGTCCTGCATCACCTCGCGATGTCGATGACCGCGACGAAGCGGGACTTGGAAGATCCGAAGACTGTCCAGGATTTCGTGGATCTGGTGCAATCGCCGGAGCGGCTGCGGTTGCTGCTTTGCCTTACGGTCGTCGACATACGGGCGGTCGGTCCCAATGTCTGGAACAACTGGAAAGCCACACTGTTGCGGGAGCTTTACTGGCGCGCCGAAGAGGTGATGTCAGGCGCCTCGGCATCCGAGGGGCGCATTCGGCGGGCGGAGGCGGCGAAGGCCCGTCTTGCCGAACGACTTGAGCAGGATGGCTGGGAGGCGGCCGAGATCGAGACCCATCTGTCGCGCGGCGGTAAGGGCTATTACCTGGCGCTGGACGACGATACGCTGGCCCACCACGCCCGCATCGTGCGGTCCGCGCAAGGGCGAACGGATGAGCTGACACTGGAAACGCGGATCGACACAGACAAGGCGGTAACCGAACTCACCGTCTACTGTACCGACCATCCGGGGCTTTTCGCACGACTGTCCGGGGCGATCGCCCTGGCAGGCGCATCGGTCGTGGATGCCAAGATCTCGACCATGAAGGACGGTATGGCACTGGATACCTTCCTGCTGCAGGACGCGGAGGAAGGGGCCTTTGCGCGGCCCGACCGGCTGGCCCGATTGTCAGTTCTCATCCGTCAGTCGCTGGCGGGAGAGATCAAGCCGATGGAGGAGTTGGCGAAGCGGGCGCAATCGGCCCTGCCGTCGCGAACGCGGGTCTTCACCGTCGCGCCCAGGGTGCTGATCGACAATCAGGCGTCCAACAGCCACACCGTGATCGAAGTCAACGGCCGCGACCGGCCGGGCCTGCTCTACAAGCTGACATCCGCCTTGGTGGAACAGCGCCTGCAGATCGTGCTCGCCAAGGTTTCGACCTACGGCGAACAGGTTGTCGACGTTTTCTATGTGAAGGATACGTTCGGCATGAAGGTCGAGCACAAGGGCAAGCTGGACCAGATCCGCCAGGCCCTGCGTTTCGCCCTGCTGGATGGCGAGGAGAAGACCGCACCGCCGCCGACCAAACTGGCGAAGAAGGCCATCGCCAAGACTCGCGCCAAGCGCGCCAAGCAAAAGGTCCAGGCGGCGGAGTAG